Genomic window (Capsicum annuum cultivar UCD-10X-F1 chromosome 10, UCD10Xv1.1, whole genome shotgun sequence):
TCTGGCTGTTAGCCCCATGCTTCCGTTCATATTAATAGATTTAGGAGAGACTCCATCAGGAAGCTCCCAGTTGAATTCGTGAAGCAACGACCCCAGAGAGAAATGCATCATGCGATGGCCTAAAGGCAAACCAACACACATCCTTCGTCCAGCACCAAATGGAATTAGCTCATAATGTTGACCCTTCAAGTCCACTTTTGAGCCTAGAAACCTCTCGGGCTTGAAACTCATAGGATCGTCCCAACATTCAGGATCTCTTCCAATCGCCCAGGCGTTTACCAGGACTCGAGTGCCTTTTCGTACATTGTACCCCATGAACTTGGTGTCTTGAATTGTCTCCCTTGGGATCAAGAAAGGGGCAGGAGGATGTAAACGAAGTGATTCTTTGATTACTGCTTGCATATAAGGGAGATTGTCAATGTCATTTTCTTCAAACTTCCTATTTGGTCCTATTACTTTTGATATCTCTGTTTTCACTTTGTCCATTGCTTCTGGATGGCGCAAAAGCTCTGTTAGTGCCCATTCTACGCTGCTGCTAGTCGTCTCTGAACCGGCTAAAAACATTTCCTGATGTTTCATACATATGGAACAGCTTTAGTTTTACGCACAGTCAGTGCAAACaatttttaaactcatatacGAGAGGATTTGGTAAAGGCAATGGTATGAATGGACCAAATGTGAAATGGGAAGGCAAATTTGAGCAATTCCAGAAAGTAGAAAAACTAATATCTCAGACAAATTAGTACTTGAAATTAAACACCAGTGGTTGAAATGCAAACTAATGTTGAAAAGAGAAGTTTAGAGATAAAAAATTTACCAATATTAATACTTTGATCTGATGTTTTGAAAATTTAGCTGGTTCATCTTTTCCAGTACCCTCAAATTCAAACAACACGTCCAAAAAATCTTTCCCCTTCTCTGCAATACCCTTCTTTCGTTCTTCCTCACGTTCCTTGAGAAATATAGACGTGATTTCCATGGCCTTTCCCATGTCTCGAGTCATTTTTTTCCTCAAACTTTGTAAATCAAACTTTCTAAGAAATGGAAATATGTCAGAAACATTAGTAAGACCTGACCATTCCATGATTCCGTTCATGGCATTGAAGAACTCCGAGGCCTCCTCGGATTCTGGATCAGCCAAGTCTTTCGACAGGATCATATTCCCTAGCATATTAAACGATGCTAGGAATACAAAACGTGTTACTTCAATCCCACTTCCTTTTTCAGCAGAATTCGCTGCTTTCTCTATCCATTTTAACATATTATCCACACATTTTCGCCTTACTGGCACTGTTTCACTAAT
Coding sequences:
- the LOC107845094 gene encoding cytochrome P450 76A2, which encodes MEWELTCLFFSAVILLPAFILLFSQKKTSKCSYKLPPGPRGLPIFGNMFQLGAEPYKTMAGLKQKYGPVLWLRLGTSTNIMVVQTAQAAAELFKNHDASFADRPTLDVTLPHNYYQASPALARYGSFWRFQRRICTVEMFVHKKISETVPVRRKCVDNMLKWIEKAANSAEKGSGIEVTRFVFLASFNMLGNMILSKDLADPESEEASEFFNAMNGIMEWSGLTNVSDIFPFLRKFDLQSLRKKMTRDMGKAMEITSIFLKEREEERKKGIAEKGKDFLDVLFEFEGTGKDEPAKFSKHQIKVLILEMFLAGSETTSSSVEWALTELLRHPEAMDKVKTEISKVIGPNRKFEENDIDNLPYMQAVIKESLRLHPPAPFLIPRETIQDTKFMGYNVRKGTRVLVNAWAIGRDPECWDDPMSFKPERFLGSKVDLKGQHYELIPFGAGRRMCVGLPLGHRMMHFSLGSLLHEFNWELPDGVSPKSINMNGSMGLTARKHESLKAIPKKA